A DNA window from Streptomyces canus contains the following coding sequences:
- a CDS encoding class I adenylate-forming enzyme family protein, translating to MSESSYAAKPWLALLSEAQRGPVEPEDSLVHVLRRAVAEAPERPFLAYFDGRLSYREVDELSDSVAGHLAARGLERGDRVAVLLQNSPLFVLALLGAWKAGAVVVPVNPMYKSGEVGHVLRDGEVAALICSDRAWESYLRETAAGSPVRIVLTGCELHFQTRGDARVLTFERLPQAEDADDLVAVARAGHKAPEGRDVTPSDIALISYTSGTSGTPKGATNTHGNIMYNAERQRTGLGLPEAPVYFALAPLFHITGMVCQLGACLNSVGTLVLAYRFEAGVVLEAFAEHRPHYTVGPSTAFMALAAHPDVTREHFSSFVNISSGGAPLPPALVEKFRAGFGPYIRNGYGLTECSAPCASVPPEREAPVDPVSGTLAVGVPGPETVVRIVDDSGAEVPFGEQGEIVVRGPQVVPGYWRRPEATAETFPDGELRTGDIGFMDPQGWLYVVDRKKDMINASGFKVWPREVEDVLYTHPAVREAAVVGVPDGYRGETVKAYISLRPGAETDPDALAAYCKERLAAYKYPRQVEILPDLPKTASGKILRRELRSPPHNSE from the coding sequence ATGAGCGAGTCCTCTTACGCCGCCAAGCCCTGGCTGGCGCTGCTCAGCGAGGCCCAGCGCGGGCCGGTCGAACCCGAAGACTCGCTGGTGCACGTCCTGCGGCGGGCCGTCGCCGAGGCGCCGGAGCGGCCCTTCCTCGCCTACTTCGACGGGCGGCTCAGCTATCGCGAGGTCGACGAGCTGAGCGACTCCGTCGCCGGGCACCTCGCCGCTCGCGGTCTGGAGCGCGGGGACCGGGTGGCGGTCCTGCTCCAGAACTCCCCGCTCTTCGTGCTCGCGCTGCTCGGTGCCTGGAAGGCGGGCGCGGTCGTCGTGCCCGTCAACCCCATGTACAAGTCGGGGGAGGTCGGCCATGTCCTGCGGGACGGTGAGGTGGCCGCGCTGATCTGCTCCGACCGGGCCTGGGAGTCGTATCTGCGCGAGACGGCGGCCGGTTCGCCGGTGCGGATCGTGCTGACCGGGTGCGAGTTGCATTTCCAGACCCGCGGGGACGCGCGCGTGCTCACCTTCGAGCGGCTGCCGCAGGCCGAGGACGCCGACGACCTGGTCGCCGTCGCCCGGGCCGGGCATAAGGCGCCCGAAGGGCGGGACGTCACACCCTCCGACATCGCGTTGATCAGCTACACCTCGGGGACGAGCGGCACACCCAAGGGCGCCACCAACACGCACGGCAACATCATGTACAACGCCGAGCGGCAGCGCACCGGACTCGGGTTGCCCGAGGCGCCCGTCTACTTCGCGCTGGCGCCCCTGTTCCACATCACCGGGATGGTCTGCCAGCTCGGGGCGTGTCTGAACAGCGTGGGCACGCTCGTGCTGGCGTACCGCTTCGAGGCGGGTGTCGTCCTGGAGGCCTTCGCCGAGCATCGGCCGCACTACACGGTCGGCCCGTCGACCGCCTTCATGGCCCTGGCCGCCCACCCGGACGTCACCCGCGAGCACTTCTCGTCGTTCGTCAACATCTCCTCGGGCGGAGCCCCGCTGCCGCCCGCCCTGGTGGAGAAGTTCCGGGCCGGCTTCGGGCCGTACATCCGCAACGGCTACGGGCTGACCGAGTGCTCCGCGCCCTGCGCCTCCGTGCCGCCGGAGCGGGAGGCGCCCGTCGACCCGGTGTCCGGGACGCTCGCCGTGGGTGTGCCGGGGCCAGAGACGGTCGTACGGATCGTCGACGACAGCGGTGCCGAGGTGCCCTTCGGCGAGCAGGGCGAGATCGTCGTGCGCGGGCCGCAGGTGGTGCCCGGCTACTGGCGACGGCCGGAGGCGACCGCTGAGACCTTCCCGGACGGTGAGCTGCGCACGGGTGACATCGGTTTCATGGACCCGCAGGGCTGGCTGTACGTCGTGGACCGCAAGAAGGACATGATCAACGCGTCCGGCTTCAAGGTGTGGCCGCGCGAGGTCGAGGACGTGCTGTACACGCATCCGGCGGTGCGCGAGGCGGCCGTCGTCGGAGTGCCCGACGGGTACCGCGGGGAGACCGTCAAGGCGTACATCAGCCTCCGTCCGGGTGCGGAAACCGACCCCGATGCGCTCGCCGCGTACTGCAAGGAGA